A region of Elusimicrobiota bacterium DNA encodes the following proteins:
- a CDS encoding bifunctional DNA primase/polymerase, with product MTENKGLLAALRYDLLGWGVIPVLPGGKRPLIPSWKEFQTRRATAEEIHCWWETWPDANVAVVTGGVSGLVVLDVDGPVGRASIVGKELPITVSVKTGKGFHYYYRHPGGVVGSPPGILPGLDIRGDGAYVVAPPSIHENGTIYEWPFPLSPEDTPLADMPNWLRDMVVPTAMPVMSNGLAPHPALLPLRATEYVDLLNGVEQGRRNATAARLAGRLLAKGHARAEVIALLSVWNEKNDPPLAHDELVRVVNSIAHREAVNHPPAVTPAPKIFTKPIGELLNGPEPETDWLVKDLLEKGMIGFIAGEPKLSKSWLGLDLLVALASGTPFMGHFEVAQKRKVLYIQEEDGAAMVRKRIKHLMAGRGVAEIDDVLCRCSIRVGFKIDVPEWQAALHHELATFGPDIVIMDVFNKLHTKEENSQQQMTEVMNAVEGFRRACRCSVLIVHHFRKSGGEGKSSRANQRMRGSSVLSGWSENSLYLTGKAGKHIKVEHESKNAPQDPFLYLLEDVTDGEDKVGVRVVFAGDAGEFSQAERLSKILRAVEDAAQGGDLERHTTKGLKEATGLSENTIRAYAKLLEDGKKIRSEKRKMGDRGNLVTCYFPATTSSDQGV from the coding sequence ATGACGGAAAACAAGGGCCTCCTGGCCGCGTTGCGGTATGACCTTCTTGGGTGGGGTGTAATCCCAGTTCTGCCGGGAGGAAAACGGCCGTTGATCCCTTCATGGAAAGAGTTCCAAACGCGACGGGCGACGGCGGAGGAGATTCATTGTTGGTGGGAAACGTGGCCCGACGCCAACGTGGCGGTGGTGACCGGCGGGGTTTCTGGGTTGGTGGTCTTGGACGTGGACGGCCCTGTGGGGCGGGCCTCCATTGTTGGAAAAGAGCTCCCAATTACGGTTTCCGTCAAAACGGGGAAAGGATTTCATTACTACTACCGCCACCCCGGGGGTGTGGTGGGTAGCCCGCCTGGGATACTCCCCGGCCTGGACATTCGAGGCGACGGTGCCTATGTCGTTGCCCCTCCGTCCATCCATGAAAACGGCACGATCTACGAGTGGCCGTTCCCTCTCTCTCCCGAAGACACGCCTCTGGCGGATATGCCGAATTGGTTGAGGGATATGGTTGTGCCCACCGCCATGCCTGTTATGAGCAACGGACTCGCTCCCCATCCTGCCCTCCTGCCGCTCAGGGCGACAGAATATGTGGACTTGTTGAACGGCGTAGAACAGGGGAGACGGAACGCCACGGCCGCGCGGTTGGCGGGTCGGCTCCTGGCGAAAGGCCACGCGCGAGCGGAAGTGATTGCCCTGCTTTCCGTTTGGAACGAAAAGAATGATCCCCCGCTCGCGCATGACGAATTGGTCCGTGTGGTGAACTCCATTGCCCACCGGGAGGCCGTGAACCATCCCCCGGCGGTCACGCCAGCCCCAAAAATATTTACCAAACCCATCGGCGAGCTACTGAATGGCCCGGAGCCAGAAACGGATTGGCTGGTGAAGGACCTGTTGGAAAAGGGGATGATCGGATTCATCGCGGGGGAGCCCAAACTATCCAAATCTTGGCTTGGTCTGGATTTGCTTGTGGCTTTGGCGAGCGGGACACCGTTCATGGGTCATTTTGAGGTCGCGCAGAAGCGGAAGGTTCTCTACATCCAAGAGGAGGACGGCGCGGCCATGGTCCGAAAAAGGATCAAACACCTGATGGCGGGCCGGGGCGTGGCGGAGATTGACGACGTTCTTTGCCGTTGTTCTATTCGCGTGGGATTTAAGATCGACGTCCCGGAGTGGCAGGCCGCACTCCACCATGAACTGGCGACCTTTGGGCCGGACATCGTGATCATGGACGTTTTTAACAAGCTCCACACCAAGGAAGAAAACTCACAGCAACAGATGACGGAAGTCATGAACGCGGTGGAAGGGTTCCGCCGGGCGTGCCGATGCAGTGTGCTGATCGTTCACCACTTCCGAAAGTCCGGGGGGGAGGGAAAATCCAGCCGGGCAAACCAGCGGATGCGGGGGTCCTCTGTCCTAAGCGGGTGGTCGGAAAACTCTCTCTATCTGACCGGCAAGGCCGGGAAACATATCAAAGTGGAGCATGAATCCAAAAACGCGCCCCAGGACCCCTTCCTCTACCTGTTGGAGGACGTGACGGATGGGGAGGATAAGGTTGGGGTCCGGGTCGTGTTCGCCGGGGACGCTGGAGAATTTAGCCAGGCGGAACGGCTGAGCAAGATTCTTCGTGCGGTGGAGGACGCCGCGCAAGGGGGGGACTTGGAAAGACATACCACGAAGGGGCTCAAAGAAGCCACCGGCCTTTCAGAGAACACCATCCGGGCTTACGCGAAGTTGTTGGAGGACGGAAAGAAAATCCGATCGGAGAAACGAAAGATGGGGGATCGGGGAAATCTGGTGACCTGCTACTTCCCGGCCACCACCTCATCAGATCAAGGGGTCTAG